The DNA region GCCGCGGTGGGCATAGCGACGACGACGCTCAGGGCGGTGGTGGGCGACATAGAGCTGGACGAGGTCCTTGCGAAGAGGGAGTACATAAACTCGGTGCTTAGGGCTAAGCTGGACGAGGTCACTGCTAGGTGGGGGGTGAAGGTCACCGCCGTGGAGATTAGGGAGATAATCCCACCGTCAACTGTGCAGTCTGCCATGGTTAAGCAAATTGCCGCCGAGAGGGAGAGGAGGGCGATGATTACCCAAGCAGACGGCGAGAAGCAGGCGGCGATTTTGAAGGCCGAGGGCCAGAAGCAAGCCGCCATCTTGCAGGCTGAGGGCGAGAGGCAGGCAGCAATTCTGAGGGCGGAGGGGCAGGCCAAGGCGCTGGAGCTGGTGAACGAGGCGGCGTCTAAGCTGGGCCACAACGCCCTGTTGCTCCAGTACCTCGAAGCGCTGAAGAACATCGCAGCATCGCCTTCGACGAAGATAGTGGTGCCCATGGAACTCCTCAGCTTCTTACAGGCTTTTCTAAAAGAGGGAGAAAAGCGCTAACACCTAAGCGCCTCCAGCGCCTTCCGCAAGGCGGGGTCCGGCACGACGTAGAGATCGCCTCTTTTTTCAAGAAAGCCGTAGTTGACCAAGTTTCGAAGAATCTTGGTGACTTCGCCGTCTGTGATTCCCCCCCCCCCCTCTGCCGCCTGGAGGTAGCGCTTTACGTCCGACCACCTCGCGCCGTGTATGCATATCTTCGCCGCCTCTATATACCGCTTTGAGCCCGTGTAGCGGACGAAGAGGCAGGACTCAGAGGCGGCTAGCCTTGTGGCATGTTCGAGGGCCTCCTCAACGCCCTGAGGCCGAAGTAGGCCAGCCATCCGATGACGCCATCCAGCTCGTCGACTGCCATCTGTATGAGGCCTTCGTCAACCCTTACCCCGGCCTGGCTGAACCCCCCTCTAAGGAACCTCAGCGCCAGCTCCCGGGGGAAGGGCCTATTTTCGAGCCTCTCCGCGTACCGCCCAAAAAGGGGGCTCTCGGGGTCTTCCAGCTTGAGGAATTTCAGAAGTAGCCCAGCCTTAGAGCCGGTGAAGACGAAGGGGATGTTCCTCAAGTAGTCGTAGGCGTATCCGAAGGCGGGTAGCAACATCCTCGCTCCCAGCTTGGCCAGCTCCGGGCTTCGTCAAAATATCAGCTTCTCGCCCCGCTAGCCACTGGTCGAAAACCTCCATCAAGTCGGCGAAGTTGGGGGCCAACCTGCCGGTGTTGAACTCCACGCTAACTCCTGCAGCTGCAATGCCTCTCACCCTGGACAAAAGCTCGGCGAGCCTCATGTGGAAGGGCAGAAGCCGCCTCAGCTCCGCCACTAGAGCCTCCAGAAAGTCTTGGCACGAGATGTAGGGCCTATCTTCGAAAACACTTGCGTCGATATAAACCCGGAGCCTTCCGTGTGTAGCTGACTTAACTACCGACGTTTTTCCAACCCTCCCCCATCCAGATGACGAAAGTCAAGGTAGCTTTACCAACGGCGTCTAGTAAGCTCTCTACCTCGGCCTCTCGGTCAAACAACACGTCGAGAGTCCCCGCTGGTCTGTCCCTAAACAATATAGGTATGTAGTAACTACATACCTATAAAGTTGTTCGCGGTGTGG from Pyrobaculum arsenaticum DSM 13514 includes:
- a CDS encoding SPFH domain-containing protein → MLLQAEIVAAILGIIIAVIALAILASSIRVVPEFRRLVVFRLGRLVGIRGPGLVFLIPVIDQAYVVDLREQVIDVTKQTCITKDNAPVDIDLLIYLKVVDPEKVITQVQDFRQAAVGIATTTLRAVVGDIELDEVLAKREYINSVLRAKLDEVTARWGVKVTAVEIREIIPPSTVQSAMVKQIAAERERRAMITQADGEKQAAILKAEGQKQAAILQAEGERQAAILRAEGQAKALELVNEAASKLGHNALLLQYLEALKNIAASPSTKIVVPMELLSFLQAFLKEGEKR
- a CDS encoding ATP-binding protein; the protein is MLLPAFGYAYDYLRNIPFVFTGSKAGLLLKFLKLEDPESPLFGRYAERLENRPFPRELALRFLRGGFSQAGVRVDEGLIQMAVDELDGVIGWLAYFGLRALRRPSNMPQG